CCTGATTACCGGCGAGAGCGGCACCGGCAAGGAAGTCGTCGCCAAATTCGTCCATGCCCGCTCCAAGCGCGCCCACAAGGCCTTCATCTCGGTCAATTGCGCCGCCATCCCCGAAGCGCTGCTCGAATCCGAATTGTTCGGCCATGAAAAGGGTGCCTTTACCGGCGCCATCGCCCGCCGCATCGGCAAGTTCGAGGAAGCCTCGGGCGGCACGCTGCTGCTCGACGAAATCAGCGAAATGGACGTGCGCTTGCAGGCCAAGCTGCTGCGCGCCATCCAGGAGCGGGTCATCGACCGCGTCGGCGGCAGCAAGCCGGTGCCGGTGGATATCCGTATCCTCGCCACCTCCAACCGCAATCTCGGCGAGGCGGTGCGCGAAGGCAGCTTCCGCGAGGACCTGCTGTTCCGCCTCAACGTGGTCAATCTCAAGCTGCCGCCGCTGCGCGACCGGCCCGGCGACATCGTCGCCCTTTCCGAGCATTTCGTCGCCAAATATGCCAAGGCCAATGGCATAGCACCGCGCGCCCTGTCGGCGGCCGCCCGCGACGCCCTGGTCAAGGCGCCCTGGCCGGGCAATGTGCGGGAACTGGAAAACACCCTGCACCGCGCCGTCTTGCTCTCCTCGGGCGACACGATCGAGCCCGACGCCATCGTCCTGCCCGACGGCATGGGCCTGCATGAAGCCGCCCGCGCCGCTTCGCCCGCCGCCATGGCCGCCCAGACCGCCGAAGCCATGAACCGCGCCCTGGTCGGCCGCACCGTGGCCGATGTCGAACGCGATCTCATCCTCGACACCCTCGACCACACTTTGGGCAACCGCACCCACGCCGCCAATATTCTCGGCATCTCCATCCGCACCCTCAGAAACAAGCTCAACCAATATGCCGATGAAGGCATGCCGGTGCCCGAACCGGGCGAGAAGCGGAGCGTGGCGTGAGCTATTTGCGGGCGGAACGCTCCCCCTCATCCGGCGCTGCGCGCCACCGTCTCCCCCAGGGGGAGAAGAATAATATCGCGCGCGCCTCCTATTCCTCTCCCCCTCGGGGAAAGGTAGCTCGGCGCAGCCGAGTCGGTGAGGGTGTCTGATGACCGATCTTCCCACCACGCCCCGCTCCGGCTTCAAGCTGCCTTCCGTCACCAGCGTGATCGACATGCTGCGTTCCGGCGACATCGCGCTCGCCGCCGGGGTGATGGGGCTGATCGTCATCCTCATCGTGCCCATGCCACCCATTTTGGTGGACATGCTGCTCGCCATTTCCATCGTCTTCTCGGTCATGATCCTGATGACCGCGCTGTTCATTCAGAAGCCGCTGGAATTTTCCGCTTTCCCGACCGTCCTCTTGATCGCCACCATGCTGCGGCTGGGCCTCAACCTGGCCACCACCCGCCTGATCCTGTCGGACGGCCATAACGGCACCGCCTCGGCCGGCCATGTCATCGAAGCCTTCGGCAATTTCGTCACCCGCGGCAATTTCGTCATCGGCGCGGTGATCTTCATCATCCTCGTGATCGTGAACTTCATCGTCATCACCAAGGGTTCGGGCCGCATCGCCGAAGTCGCCGCGCGCTTCAGCCTCGACGCCATGCCCGGCAAGCAGATGGCCATCGATGCCGACCTCTCGGCCGGGCTCATCGACGAGGACCATGCCAAGAAGCGCCGCGCCGAACTGGAAGGCGAAAGCGCTTTTTTCGGCAATATGGACGGCGCCTCCAAATTCGTGCGCGGCGACGCCATTGCCGGGCTGATCATCACCTTTATCAATGTCGCCGCCGGTATGCTGATCGGCATCCTGCAAGAAGGGCTGTCGTTTCAGGACGCGGGCAGCGTCTATACGCTGCTCACCATTGGCGATGGCCTCACCAGCCAGATTCCGGCGCTGATCGTTTCCACTGCCGCCGGCATCCTGGTGTCGAAATCCGGCGTCTCCGGCGCCGCCGACAAGGCTTTGTCCACCCAATTTGCCGGCTATCCGCGCGCCCTGGGCATGTCCTCCGCCGTCATGGCGGCGCTGGCCTTCCTGCCCGGCATGCCGCTCCTGCCCTTCCTCGCCCTTTCGGGAGGCGTCGGCTATGCGGCCTGGCGCGCCGGCATATCCAAGGCGATACGGGTGATGGAGGAAGAAACCAGGGAGATGGAAAAGGCCATGGCCGCCGGCCCCGTCGCCACGGCCCAGTCCGCCGAGCCGCCGATCTCCGAGGCCCTCAAGATCGACGATCTCAAACTCGAACTGGGCTATGGGCTGCTGAACCTGGTCAAGGAAGACGAAACCGGCACCGACCGGCTGACCGAGCAGATCAAGGCCCTGCGCCGCCAGCTCGCGCTGGAGCTGGGTTTCGTCATGCCGCCGGTGCGCATCCTCGACAACATGCAATTGGAGCCCAATGACTACAAGGTCCGCATCAAGGAGGTGGAAGCCGGCGCCGGGCAGATTTTCGCCAACCAGCTGATGGTCATGGACCCCTATGGCAACCAGATCGATCTGCCGGGCACCCATACCACCGAGCCCACCTTCGGCCTGCCGGCCACCTGGATCGAGCCCGCCCTGCGCGACGAGGCCGAATTGCGCGGCCTCTCGATCATCGACCCGTCCACGGTGATCTCCACCCATCTCACCGAGATCCTCAAGGCCAATGTCGCCGACCTGCTGAGCTATGCCAATGTGCAATCGTTGCTTTCGGGCCTGCCCAAGGACCAGCAGAAGCTGGTGGAAGACATCGTGCCCGGCATGATCACCGTCTCGGGGCTGCAACGCGTATTGCAGGCCCTGCTCACCGAGCGCATATCCATCCGCGACCTGTCCTCGATCCTCGAAGCAGTGGCGGAAATCGCCGGCAATGGCCGCTCGGTGCAGACCATTACCGAACATGTCCGCTCGCGCCTGTCACGCCAGCTCTGCGCCGCCAATCTCGGCCCCGACGGCAATCTGCCGCTGCTGACGCTCTCGCCGCAATGGGAGCGCGATTTCGCCGAGGCCATGGCCGGCGCCGGCGAGGAGCGGCACCTGGCCATGGCGCCGAGCAAGCTGCAGCAATTCATCGGCGCGGTGCAGAACGCCTACGAAAGCGCGGCCCAGCAGGGCGAAATCCCGGTATTGATCACCTCGCCCGCTATCCGCCCCCATGTCCGGTCCATCGTCGAGCGCTTCCGCCCGCAAACCGTGATCCTGAGCCAGAACGAAGTGCATCCGCGCGTGCGGCTCAAGACGGTGGGCAGCGTGTAGAGGGCCCGCATTGCGATGCGTCCCCTGCCAGATCGTAGGGATTTTAGGACGATCACCTGGCCCGCAACTCATTTCGCGATTTATTGCCGCGTTTTCCCGGTGCGACCCCCGCCTAGGCGGGGGTGAACCGGTTTTTGGAATCGGTGCCGGCGGCAAAATCCTAGCTCAGCCGTCCCGGCACCACCGGCGGTATCTCGACCTCGGATGCCGCTTCGGAGCTGTCAGTGTCGCCCTGCTCCACCATTTCCCGCTCGGCTTCGAACCAGAATTCGTCGCTACGTCCGTCCGGCTGGCCGGCGCGCTCCCAGAGCTGGAAGGCGCGGGCGCGGATTTTTTCCTGATCGAATGTTTGTATGATGTGGTCCTCCTTGTCTGCCGACAACGTCGAGCCGGCCCAGCGGTTGCGCTCCGCCCGATGATTGTGCGCCGCCGCGCCAGGCGCTAGAACACCGACCATGTCCGCACCCGTCATTCTCCCCGTTCCGGTATTCTCCACCCTGTGCAACGCCGCTTTTGCGCTGCGGCGCGAAGTCTTTGTCTGGGAGCAGCGGGTGCCCGAGGAAGAAGAGCACGACGCAGACGACCTGACGGCGACCCATTTCGTCGCTATCCTCGACGGCGAGGTGGTGGGAACGCTGCGGCTGATCGACCGGCCCGAACACGTCAAGATCGGCCGCGTCGCGGTGCGTGGGCAATTCCGCGGACGCGGCATCGCCAGGAAACTGATGGTGGCGGCGATGGATCATGGCCGCGCCAATGGACGCGAGCGCTTCTATCTCACCGCGCAAGCGGACAAGCTCGGATTTTACGAGAGCCTGGGTTTCGTGGCCTTCGGGCCCGAATTCAGCGATGGCGGCATGCCGCACCGCGCCATGCGCGACTATGACAAGCAGGACGCCGTTCTCAGCGATTGAGCCGGCCGTTCCAGGGCCGGTTCAAAAAAGCTGCGGAACGGCTCCCCGGCCACTTGCGTTGATCACCATGAATGGGCCGCACGGCGCGCTACCGGCAAGTTTTGCGCCGCACGACCCTGTTCACCGCAATCGATGAACCCATGGAGCCTAATATGATCCGCACCCTTTTGACCACCTCGGCAATCGCCCTGGTCCTGAGCACCGCTGCGATCGCGCAGACGACCACCACCGATCCGGCCGTCCCGGCCCCCGACGCGACCCAGACCGATCCGATGGCCCCGGCCGATCCGATGGCCCCGGCCGACCCGATGGCCCCGGCTGATCCGATGGCCCCTGCCGATCCCGCCGCCCCTGCCGACACCACGGTAACCACCGATCCGGCGCCGAGCACGGATATCGATACCGGCGCGGCCCAGACCACCGAAATCCACGAGCCCTGGGATATCTCGGCCGGCTATACCGCCGCCGATAGTGACAATCTCGTCACCCAGATTCTCGGTTCGCCGGTCTATTCCAGCAGCGCCGACGATGCCGAGCAGATCGGCACCGTGACCGATATCGTGCTCAATGCCGATGGCGATATTGCCGCCGTGATCCTGGGCGTCGGCGGGTTCCTCGGCATCGGTGAAAAGGGTGTAGCCGTCGACTTCCAGTCGCTGGACTTCGTCCTGGCCGCTGACAATACCGAACGCTGGGTGCTGCCGACCACGGCCGAAGCGCTCGAAGCGGCCCCGGAATTCGTCTGGCGGGAAGATGAGCCGGTCGATCCGGGCATGGCCCCGGCCGACCCGATGGCGCCAGTCGATCCCATGGCTCCGGTCGATCCGGTCGTGCCGCAATAAACCGGCCCATGAATGCAAAAGGCCCGCTTCGGCGGGCCTTTTCGTCTCTAGCTAGACCTTATTGGCGGCGGAAGCGCATCCGCGCCACTTCGTCATATTCGGCCTGCTCGATCTTGTTCTGCTCGTCGCGCTCGCGCTGATGCTCGCGCTGGTCGAGCAATTCGACCTTTTTGAGGTCTTCCAGCGCCTCGGCCAGCGCATCCTGCGCGGCTTCGAGCTTGCCCTTCATGTCATTGGCCGAGGCCAGCAGATTGTCGCGCCGGGTCAGCGCCGCCTTGGCGAAGGTGGAATAGGCGAAATGCGCGACATCGGCGATGCCGGTCTTGGTATGCTCGATCTCGATCTGCTGGTCGAGTTCGGACGCCATCCGCTCGAAATCGGCGATCATCATCTCGATCTGCGCGACCTGCCGGCGCTTCTCGTCCACCTGGAACTTCTTGAGCCGGATGAGGCTCTCGCTGCGCGATTTCAAGACCTGTACTCCTTACACATCAAGTCAGCTCCGGCGCGGCACCAAATCCAGGCACCGCCCCGCTAGGACCCCGCATCCGCCGCGGCGACGATTTCGGCGAGCTGGGAATAGCCCTCGATGATCGTCGTCGTCTCCTGCCGCTGCTGGCCTAGAAAGGCTTCCAGCTGCGGATGGATGGCGATGGCGCGGTCCACGTTCGGATCTGACCCTTTCCGGTAAGCCCCCAGCCGGATCAGTTCCTCCATGTCCGAAAAGATGGACATGAGCTCCCGCGCCCGCGACAGGATGGGCCGAACCTCTTCCGGCACGCATCCTGGCATGGTCCGCGAAATGGACCGGAGCACATTGACGGCGGGGTAGCGTCCCCGCTCGGCAATGCCGCGCTCCATCACGATGTGCCCGTCGAGAATGCCGCGCACGGCGTCCGCAATGGGCTCATTGTGATCATCACCTTCCACCAAAACGGTAAATAGACCGGTAATGGACCCCGAACCCGGTTTTCCCGGGCCCGCCCGTTCCAGGAGGCGCGGCAATTCGGTGAACACGGTCGGCGGATAGCCCTTGGCCGTGGGCGGCTCGCCAATGGCCAGGCCGATCTCGCGCTGCGCCATGGCGAAGCGGGTCAGCGAATCCATCATGCACAGCACCCGCTTGCCCTGGTCGCGGAAATATTCGGCCAGCGCCATGGCGATATAACAGGCCTGCCGCCGCATCAGCGCCGCCTCGTCCGAGGTCGCCACCACCACCACCGCGCGCTTCAATCCCTCCTCGCCCAGATATTCCTGGATGAATTCCTGCACCTCGCGGCCGCGCTCGCCGATCAGCCCGATAATGGAGACATCGACATCGGTATTGCGCGCCAGCATCGACATCAGCACCGACTTGCCGACGCCCGAACCGGCAAAGATGCCCATGCGCTGGCCCTCGCACATGGTGGCGAAGGTGTTGAGGCACCGCACGCCCAATTCGATCGGCTCGCCCACCCGCGTGCGGTCATGCGCGGCTAGCGGCGATTGGCGCAGGGGATAGGATACCGCGCCGCGCGCCAGCGGGCCCTTGCCGTCTATGGGCTCGCCATTGGCGTTGACCACCCGGCCCAGCCAGGCCGGAGACGGATCGACAGAGCCGTCATGCCGCCGGAACACCGCCTTGCAGCCCAGCCGCACCCCGCGCAATTCCCCGAAGGGCAGGCACAGCGCATGGCCGTCGCGGAAGCCGATGATCTCGGCGGCCAGATGCTCGCCGTCGCTGGCCTCGATGACCACCCGCCCGCCGACGCGCAATTCGCGCACCGGACCGACGACCTCGATGAGCAGGCCCTGGACGGATTTCACCCGCCCGAACACCTCAACCTCTTCGATGGCGTCGATGGCCGAAATCAGCGCTTTCATGCTCTGCCAGGTCTGGTGACGCCCGTGCCAAGCGTTAACGCCTAGGGCGGGTTTTGCCATGATTATGGTTTTCGCCGCGGCTCGAATCGCGCCGCATCGCGAATCGGATCGTAACCGATCGTTAACTGAAAAGCTGTATCGCCATGGAGGATTGGCGAAATCCGCCTGCCGCCACAAATGTGGCCAAACTCCCCCAATTGCCACAATTGCTTGAGTCCCAAGAATCGCTTGGAACGGCTTCTTAATGTTTTACCTTAAGATTTTTATAAGACATTTATCATTAATTTTCAATAACTTAATATAAATTCATCTTACCGCCCTTTGCGTATTGCGGATCAGAATTAAACTTTGTTAACTAGTTGGGCTTAGGCTTCAGTCATATCCAGTAGGGTTGGAGCGGGACGGGCGATATGGCCCAACCTCCCGCGGGTTCCAGCAGGAACGAATGACAAGGGGAATATAATGCGGGTACTCCTTATTGAGGACGATAGCGCCACGGCGCAGAGCATCGAACTGATGCTCAAGTCCGAGAGCTTCAATGTCTACACCACCGATCTCGGTGAAGAGGGCGTCGATCTCGGCAAGCTTTACGACTACGACATCATTCTTCTCGACCTGAACCTGCCGGACATGAGCGGCTATGAAGTGCTGCGCACGCTGCGCGTCGCCAAGGTTCAGACGCCGATCCTGATCCTGTCCGGCCTTGCGGGCATCGAGGACAAGGTGCGCGGCCTCGGCTTCGGCGCCGACGACTACATGACCAAGCCTTTCCACAAGGACGAACTCGTGGCCCGCATCCACGCCATTGTCCGCCGTTCCAAGGGCCATGCCCAATCGGTCATCACCACCGGCGACCTCATGGTCAATCTCGATACCAAGACGGTCGAGGTCCAGAACGCCCGGGTGCACCTGACCGGCAAGGAATATCAGATGCTGGAGCTGCTTTCGCTCCGCAAGGGCACGACGCTCACCAAGGAAATGTTCCTCAACCACCTCTATGGCGGCATGGACGAGCCGGAGCTGAAGATCATCGACGTCTTCATCTGCAAGCTCCGCAAGAAGCTTTCCGTCGCCACCGGCGGCAAGAATTACATCGAGACGGTCTGGGGCCGCGGCTATGTGCTGCGCGAGCCCGAGGAAACCGAGACCTATAACGAGAACGTGGCATAAGCCGCCACGCCGCTCGACAGAATTACAACCCCGCGCCTCCGGCGCGGGGTTTTTCGTTTGGCGTGTTTCGGCCTGTCATGGCAGCGGTGACATTCGCGGGCTCTTCCCTCGTATCTTTCCCGGATCGTCACCCTCGCGTCAGGCGCGAGGGTGACGATCCGGGTGAGACGCTGATTCCGTCAAAGCCGGAACCGCTCTAAGACCGCATAGTTTGCACGAGCCGCAGCACCCCTTTCCCTCCCCTCAAAGGGGGAATGTTTACATCGGGCACTTCGAGCCAAGCTGTCTCGGGATGCCCATGGAAATCGTCGCAATGGACGGTCGAAATCTGCTAGCATCGTTCGTCGTCCGGCCATGACGAGGTTTTGCCATGAGCGACCGCATCGCGACAGATCGCGCCATCAACACGGTCTGGCGTGTCGAGCAGGCCCGCGTCATTGCCGGGCTCACCCGCATGGTGCGCGATATTTCGCTGGCCGAGGAACTGGCGCAGGACGCCTTGCTGGCCGCCCTCAAGGCCTGGCCGGAAACCGGGGTGCCGCGCAATCCGGGCGCCTGGCTGATGCAGGCCGGCAAGCGCAAGGCCATCGATTATTTCCGCCACCGCAAGATGGCGGCGGGAAAGCTGGCGGAAGTGGGCCGCATCATGGATGACGAGGCGCCCGACAATGAAGCCGCCATCCACGAGCAGTTGGACGACGAGGTCGGCGACGACCTGCTGCGCCTCATCTTTACCTCCTGTCATCCCATCCTGCCGCCCGAAAGCCGGGTGGCGCTGACCCTGCGGCTGATCGGCGGCCTCACCACCGAGGAAATCGCCCGGGCGTTCCTCGCCAATGACGCCACGATCGGCCAACGCATCGTGCGGGCCAAGCGCGCCATCGCCGATGCCGGCCTGCCCTTTGAAGTGCCGCAAAGCGCCGAGCGCAAGGAACGGCTGGCCTCGGTGCTGGGCGTGCTCTACCTCATCTTCAATGAAGGCTATTCGGCCACGGCCGGTGCGGACTGGATGCGCCCGCAGCTCTGCGAAGAGGCCATGCGCGTGGCGCGCATCCTGGCGGGATTGATGCCGGAAGAGCCGGAAGTCCATGGCCTGCTGGCGCTGATGGAATTGCAGCATTCCCGCGCCGCCGCCCGCATCAATGCCCGGGGCGAACCGGTGCTGCTGCCCGACCAGGACCGCGCTCTCTGGGATCAGTCGCTGATCCGCCGCGGCCTCGATGGCCTGGCGCGCGCCCAGCGGCTGGGCGGCATTGCCGGCCCCTATACGCTCCAGGCCGCCATCGCCGCCTGCCATGCCCGCGCCAGCGAGCCGGAGGCAACCGATTGGGGCCAGATCGCCACGCTCTATAACCTGCTCGCCCAGCTCACCCCCTCCCCGATCATCGACCTCAACCGCGCCGTGGCCGTGTCGATGGCGGAGGGCCCCGCCGCCGCTTTGCCCCTCATCGAGGCGCTGAAGGCCGCGCCGGCACTGCAGAACTATCATCTGTTCTATGGCGTCCGCGGCGACCTGCTGCGCAAACTCGGTCGCCACACCGAAGCCAATCTCGACTTCCGCAAAGCGGCCGACCTCGCCCGCAACCAGCGCGAAAAGGCCTTCCTGCTGGGCCGGGCCGAGGAAGAAATTTCGGAAACCTTCGAGCCGCCGCGAGGTCGTTGACACCGGGGCGAGCTCGGCGGCCGCGACCTCGTCCTTCGCCCTTCGCCCTTCGACAAGCTCAGGAGGCTCAGGAGGCTCAGGAGGCTCAGGAGGCTCAGGAGGCTCAGGATGAGGTCTATGGAAATCCTGAACTTGTCGAAAGACGCGCCTAGATCTGGCTTTGACGGAATCGGCGTCTCACCCTCGCTCGTCACCCTCGCGCTTGACGCGAGGGTTCTTTGTTTGTGGTCTGTCGCAAAGCCCTCGCGTCAAGCGCGAGGGTGACGATCCGGGAAAGATACGCCATCCACGCCATAGGCGATAACCTTGCGACGGGGAGGACGCGAAGGTCACCGCTTCCATGAAGAGCTGAAACGCCCTAGGCGGCTTCCGCCGCCTCGAACTTGGCTTCCAATATCGCCCGGTCGAAGGGCTTCATCATGTAATCGTTGGCCCCCGCCTTCAGCGCCAGTGCGATGGCGCCGATATCGTTCTCGACCGTGCAATAGATGACATGGGGGGTTTCGCCGCCGATATAGGCGCGCAGCAGCTTCAGGAATTCCAGCCCGCTCATGATCGGCATGTTCCAGTCGAGCAGGATCGTGTCCGGCATTTGCTGCCGGCACTTGTCGATGGCTTCCTGCCCATCCTCGGCCTCGTCGACGATATAGTCGAGATCTTCCAGAATCCGGCGCGCCACTTTGCGCACCACGCTGGAATCATCGACGATCAGACAGCTGCGCATGAGCAAAAATCCTCGGAAGAGGTTGAACGCTTTGCCGATTATGCCAGCCCATATATTGGCGAATGGTTAGCGAAACGCCGCTATTCGGCGGCTTCCGCCCTGGCCTGCGGCACGGCGGTGAAGAAGAAGACGTCGTTCTCGATGCCGATATCGAGCGTCATATCGGTCATGCGCGCCAAGAGGCCGGTATAGAAGGGCTGGATGCCCCGCGCATCCACCGAACCCTCTTCCGGCATGCCCGAAAGCAGGCCCGCCGAGCCCGAGGGCACCAGCGTCCTCTGCCGCTTTTCCGGATCGCTGCGCGAAGTGAACTCGAATTTCTCCTCGCCGGCCGGGCCGGTGATCGAGGCGGCGACCACCCCGCCGCGCGGCACCGAGCCGGCCGCGATCAGCAGCATGTTCATGAACAGCTTGGCCTTATGCTTGGGCAGGAGGATCAGCGGCACGCTCCATTCCAGATCCGCCTTTTCGATCTCGAACAGGATGCGGGCGACCCGCTCGCATTCGCGCGTGTCGATATCGGTGCCGGCGGTCGAGGAAGCGCCATAGGCGAGGCGGGCGAATTCCAGCTTGGCCCGGCTCTGTTTGGCGGCGCTGGCGATCAGGTCGCGCGCGCCCTCGGCCATTTCGCCCTGTGCCGGGTCGGCCAGCACTTCCAGCCCATTGCCGATGGCGCCGATGGGATTGATCAGGTCGTGGCAGACCCTGGAGCACAGCATGGCGGCCAGATCGGTTGCCTTGAGCTCGATAATGTCGGCCATGATGAATTTCTCCGTGCAATGCCGGCAGGCGGCGAGAATCAATATGGGGGACATTAAAGCGGCTTGGCCGGGCGCACTACTGTATCGACAGGGTTTTGGACAGAACCTGCCAATGCTCCTCGCCCCGCAAAGCCGCCGCGTCGGGCGCCAGCAGGAAGGCTTCGCGGTTGGAAGCCGAATAGAACAGGAACAGCCGCTGCTTGTAGATCACATAGATCAGCGGATCGGCATCGGAGACGAAGCCCCGCGCCATGCTCATGGCGCCATGGCCGCCATATTGGGGCGCATAGGTCTCGGCATGGCGCCGGAACACCTCGCGGTTCGCCTCGCTGGCGAACAGAAAGGGCGCACCCATCCATTCCAGCTCCAGCTCCGGCCGCCCCGGCAACGGCGCCGGCTCGGTGAAATAGGAGACCGGGTCCATGCCGCCGATCGCCAGGCCGGACAATGGGTCGGTCAATATATAGGTCACCACCGATTGGGCGGCGCTCTCGCGGACCATGGCCGGAAAAAGCCCGAAAAGCGGCAGAACAAGGGCGATCATGGTTAAGATTTGTTTAGAGGTTTGCTTCATCATCGCCCCGATCGATCGGCCTGTCGGCGTCGCAATTCTGACGCAAGAGACCTTAAGGTCTTCGTAAACTGCCCGGTCCTTAGGAGACTGCATGATGTTCAAACCCCTTGCCCTGCTCGTCGCGTTTCTCGCCGCGCTGCTGCCTGCGGCCCCGGTATTTGCCCAGGGCTCGCTGAGCGACACCTTTTCCGGCGAAGAACTGGTCGATAGCGGGCGCGAATTCTTCGGTTCGGCCGCCCAGGGCCTGGCCTCGGTGGTGGAGCGGGCGGTCAGCCAGTTCGGCCTGCCCAATGGCTATGTCCTGGGCGAGGAAGCCGGCGGCGCCCTCATCGTCGGCGCCAAATATGGGGAAGGCACGCTCTATACCCGCAATGCCGGCCAGTTCTCCATCTATTGGCAGGGCCCCTCCATCGGTTTCGATATCGGCGGCGACGGCTCCAAGGTGATGATGCTGGTCTATAATCTCGCCACCATCCAGGACATTCTGGGCCGCTATCCGGGCGTCGACGGCTCCGCCTATGTGTTCGGCGGCTTCGGCATGACCGTCACCAAGCGCGGCGATGTCGTGGTGGTGCCGATCCGCTCCGGCGTCGGCGCGCGACTGGGCATCAATGTCGGCTATCTCAACTTCACCAGCGAGCCCACCTGGAACCCCTTCTGAGCCCCTTTCCCCGATCAATTCTTCGGTGAGCCGGGGTTTTGCGCCCCGGCTTTTTCGTGACGGAGCCCGTCAAACCCGTTAGGGTTAACGAGTGCCGAAGATAGCCTGGCGCCGTCTTTGCTGCCAGATAGGTCAGGAATGACCGGCAGGTGGCGCCGTTACGCCGCCGGAGAGATGTTCGATGCTGATCGAGAACATCATGTATTTCGCGCTGGGCCTGCTGATGGCGGGACTGGTGGCGCTCGTCATCATGCCGGCGGTGTGGAAGCGCGCCGTGCGCCTGACCAAGCGCCGCATCGAGGCGGCCACGCCCATCACCATGGCCGAGTTCCGCGCCGACAAGGACCAGTTGCGCGCCGAATTCGCCCTGTCCACCCGCCGGCTCGAAATGAATGTCGAGGCGCTGCGCAAGCGGCTGGCCGAACAGCTCAGCGACGTCAACCAGAAGCGCACCGATCTGGGCGCCCTCAAAGCCGAGCGTGAGAACCATCTGACGGTCGTGCGCGAGCTGGAAAGCCGCGAAGCGGAGCTGCGCGCCCGCATCCTCGAGCTGGAAAAGCACGGCGCCGACCTCGCCCAGCGCCTGCGCATGCGCGACCGGGACCTCGAAACCCGTCTCGGCGAAATCGAAAGCCTGCGCCATTCGGTTCGCGGCGGCCTGGCCCAGGCCACCGAAATCGACGGCATATCGCTGTCGGGCAGCTATAATGACGATGTTGAACGCCTGACCACCGCGCTGGCCATCGAACGCAAGCGCGCCGCTTTCCTCGAAGATCAGGCCCATAGCCTGCTCTCCCGCCTCGAAAACTCGGATCGCCGCAGCGCCGACGCCAATGACGCCATCGCCCGGATGCGCGACGCCCTGGCTGGCCGCGATGCCGAGCGGGAAGCCAGTGAAGAGCAATTACTGGAGGCCGAGGCCCGCATTGCCAGCGCCGAAAACCGTCTCAACGCGCTCCTGGCCGAAACCACCGAGACCGTGGCCCGCAGCGAGGACCGCGCCGAGCAATTGCTGGCCGACAAGCTCTCCATGGAAGAGGAGCTGGAAAAGCTCCGCGCCAAGGTGAGCAATGTCGAAGCCTCGATCATGGAAGATTGGCAGACCGAACGCTTCGAGGAGGCGCATCTGCGCGAAAAGCTCAACGACATCGCCGCCAGCGTCAGCCGGCTGGTCTATGCCGTGGACAATGAGGCGCCCGCCCATGCCTTCCCCGAGGAAAGCCTGTTCGACCGCGTCCAGCGCTTCGCCGATGACGGGGAGAGCCACGACATGCTGCCCAGCCCCAGCGAAAGCCAGCGCGGCTCCGTCTCCGACCGCCTTGCCGCATTGCGGGAAATTCAGGAGCGGTAGCGGCGGAGTGGCGCTCGCGCTGTCGTAGCCTCAG
This genomic stretch from Devosia sp. YIM 151766 harbors:
- a CDS encoding sigma-54 dependent transcriptional regulator: MRLLIIGALEGQLSTATKMAMDGGAKVAHAPSIEIGLAALRAGKGADLLLVDVMMDIAGLIAGLEAERIAIPVVACGVETNAAAAVNAIRAGAKEYIPLPPDAELIAAVIAAVARESSDFLYRDPAMERVVKMAEQVAGSDASILITGESGTGKEVVAKFVHARSKRAHKAFISVNCAAIPEALLESELFGHEKGAFTGAIARRIGKFEEASGGTLLLDEISEMDVRLQAKLLRAIQERVIDRVGGSKPVPVDIRILATSNRNLGEAVREGSFREDLLFRLNVVNLKLPPLRDRPGDIVALSEHFVAKYAKANGIAPRALSAAARDALVKAPWPGNVRELENTLHRAVLLSSGDTIEPDAIVLPDGMGLHEAARAASPAAMAAQTAEAMNRALVGRTVADVERDLILDTLDHTLGNRTHAANILGISIRTLRNKLNQYADEGMPVPEPGEKRSVA
- the flhA gene encoding flagellar biosynthesis protein FlhA, whose protein sequence is MTDLPTTPRSGFKLPSVTSVIDMLRSGDIALAAGVMGLIVILIVPMPPILVDMLLAISIVFSVMILMTALFIQKPLEFSAFPTVLLIATMLRLGLNLATTRLILSDGHNGTASAGHVIEAFGNFVTRGNFVIGAVIFIILVIVNFIVITKGSGRIAEVAARFSLDAMPGKQMAIDADLSAGLIDEDHAKKRRAELEGESAFFGNMDGASKFVRGDAIAGLIITFINVAAGMLIGILQEGLSFQDAGSVYTLLTIGDGLTSQIPALIVSTAAGILVSKSGVSGAADKALSTQFAGYPRALGMSSAVMAALAFLPGMPLLPFLALSGGVGYAAWRAGISKAIRVMEEETREMEKAMAAGPVATAQSAEPPISEALKIDDLKLELGYGLLNLVKEDETGTDRLTEQIKALRRQLALELGFVMPPVRILDNMQLEPNDYKVRIKEVEAGAGQIFANQLMVMDPYGNQIDLPGTHTTEPTFGLPATWIEPALRDEAELRGLSIIDPSTVISTHLTEILKANVADLLSYANVQSLLSGLPKDQQKLVEDIVPGMITVSGLQRVLQALLTERISIRDLSSILEAVAEIAGNGRSVQTITEHVRSRLSRQLCAANLGPDGNLPLLTLSPQWERDFAEAMAGAGEERHLAMAPSKLQQFIGAVQNAYESAAQQGEIPVLITSPAIRPHVRSIVERFRPQTVILSQNEVHPRVRLKTVGSV
- a CDS encoding DUF2934 domain-containing protein; protein product: MVGVLAPGAAAHNHRAERNRWAGSTLSADKEDHIIQTFDQEKIRARAFQLWERAGQPDGRSDEFWFEAEREMVEQGDTDSSEAASEVEIPPVVPGRLS
- a CDS encoding GNAT family N-acetyltransferase, which gives rise to MSAPVILPVPVFSTLCNAAFALRREVFVWEQRVPEEEEHDADDLTATHFVAILDGEVVGTLRLIDRPEHVKIGRVAVRGQFRGRGIARKLMVAAMDHGRANGRERFYLTAQADKLGFYESLGFVAFGPEFSDGGMPHRAMRDYDKQDAVLSD
- a CDS encoding PRC-barrel domain-containing protein, whose protein sequence is MIRTLLTTSAIALVLSTAAIAQTTTTDPAVPAPDATQTDPMAPADPMAPADPMAPADPMAPADPAAPADTTVTTDPAPSTDIDTGAAQTTEIHEPWDISAGYTAADSDNLVTQILGSPVYSSSADDAEQIGTVTDIVLNADGDIAAVILGVGGFLGIGEKGVAVDFQSLDFVLAADNTERWVLPTTAEALEAAPEFVWREDEPVDPGMAPADPMAPVDPMAPVDPVVPQ
- the fliJ gene encoding flagellar export protein FliJ, which gives rise to MKSRSESLIRLKKFQVDEKRRQVAQIEMMIADFERMASELDQQIEIEHTKTGIADVAHFAYSTFAKAALTRRDNLLASANDMKGKLEAAQDALAEALEDLKKVELLDQREHQRERDEQNKIEQAEYDEVARMRFRRQ